A genomic stretch from Corvus cornix cornix isolate S_Up_H32 chromosome 9, ASM73873v5, whole genome shotgun sequence includes:
- the KY gene encoding LOW QUALITY PROTEIN: kyphoscoliosis peptidase (The sequence of the model RefSeq protein was modified relative to this genomic sequence to represent the inferred CDS: deleted 1 base in 1 codon), which produces MGTMDFKTDPSAVTINVLLIVRPEEAASKEKGQREGQTEGGRGAGSEGDGNGNSRSQPPRGTELNGRRGPADPCEQAPPITSSPDKGTQVTVEIHHEDTSPQLIKRLSLGKGSQRLRGHDNKGFQRTEAPRPPGAKDLHAYPWDKSSLKSMPVDLQQFEKLDAYALKVNVKNSVEELVKALLKQARTDLEKVRAIWMWICHHIEYDVVGYHNKSQLSSKPRDVLQMGKSICEGYAELFEHMCSLAGIQCKKLSGHAKGHGYKTGQTFTGDSDHAWNAVYLEGRWHLLDSTWGSGSVDDSFTKFTYRYNEFYFLTHPALFINNHFPDNSNWQLLKPTLTLKEFENNMLHNSNFYTLGLLATHPETPIIHTVKGKASVSVDCRSNMLFMFKLKGTDKHGLMTLKKHGMKLDVYPQNTGTHKLEIFAKSSKAEASDDVYKCVVEYVVECESVDKAMCFPKELHQPVGPSWFSERQGFLQPSHREPVLHTNDGRCSLTFTLSKDISVLTSLHTDGSSLDKDMGRRHVLQTHRGNQIELKVHLPHAGSFVLKIYSKKKSDPGNYDYVFNYLIRCLNTEVKWPAFPESYGKWLQDYEILEPLSGLLPANCNVQFKLKMHGVAKVLVRSEDIHPLTQNRDCWEGTFNTSGCREVFVMVHENANHSCYSSVLRYEVETQ; this is translated from the exons ATGGGTACCATGGACTTTAAGACAGATCCCAGTGCAGTCACCATCAATGTGTTGCTTATCGTGCGCCCCGAGGAGGCC GCGAGCAAGGAGAAGGGGCAGCGAGAGGGGCAGACGGAAGGCGGCCGAGGCGCAG GTTCGGAGGGTGATGGCAACGGGAACAGCAGATCACAGCCACCCCGGGGCACAGAGCTGAATG gccggcgcggccccgcggaTCCCTGTGAGCAGGCACCACCCATCACTTCGAGCCCCGACAAAG GAACCCAGGTGACAGTGGAGATTCACCACGAGGATACCAGCCCCCAGCTCATCAAGAGACTCTCCTTGGGAAAAG GTTCCCAGAGGCTGAGAGGACACGACAACAAAG GTTTCCAGAGGACTGAGGCCCCGCGGCCACCGGGAGCGAAGGACCTGCACG CATATCCATGGGACAAATCCTCTTTGAAATCCATGCCAGTAGATCTGCAGCAATTTGAGAAGCTGGATGCCTACGCGTTAAAA GTGAACGTCAAGAACAGCGTGGAGGAACTGGTCAAAGCCCTGCTGAAACAAGCCCGCACCGACCTGGAAAAGGTCCGAGCCATATGGATGTGGATATGCCACCACATAG AATACGACGTCGTGGGCTATCACAACAAAAGCCAGCTGTCGAGCAAGCCCAGAGATGTGCTTCAGATGGGCAAGAGCATTTGTGAGGGCTACGCTGAGCTCTTTGAACACATGTGCAG TCTTGCAGGGATTCAGTGCAAAAAGCTCTCGGGACATGCCAAGGGACACGGGTACAAGACAGGGCAGACCTTTACAGGGGACTCTGACCATGCCTGGAACGCCGTCTACCTTGAGGGAAGGTGGCATTTACTGGACAGCACCTGGGGGAGTGGTTCTGTGGATGATTCCTTCACCAAGTTCACCTACAG gtaCAATGAGTTTTACTTTCTGACTCACCCGGCCCTGTTCATTAACAATCACTTCCCAGATAACAGTAACTGGCAGCTTCTTAAGCCCACGCTGACGCTGAAGGAGTTTGAGAACAACATGCTGCACAACAGCAACTTCTACACGCTGGGGCTGCTGGCCACACACCCCGAGACTCCCATCATCCACACAG taaaaggaaaagcctctgtATCCGTGGACTGCCGTTCCAACATGTTATTCATGTTTAAGCTGAAGGGAACAGACAAACACGGTTTGATGACTTTGAAAAAACACGGAATGAAGCTGGATGTCTACCCACAGAACACAGGGACTCACAAGCTGGAGATCTTTGCCAAGTCCTCCAAGGCCGAGGCTTCAGATGACGTCTACAAGTGCGTGGTGGAGTACGTGGTGGAGTGCGAGTCCGTGGACAAGGCCATGTGCTTCCCCAAGGAGCTGCACCAGCCCGTCGGGCCCAGCTGGTTCTCGGAGCGCCAGGGCTTCCTGCAGCCGTCACACCGCGAGCCCGTCCTGCACACCAACGACGGGCGCTGCTCCCTTACCTTCACCCTGAGCAAGGACATCAGCGTCCTCACCTCGCTGCACACCGACGGCAGCAGCCTCGACAAGGACATGGGCAGGCGGCACGTGCTGCAGACCCACCGCGGGAATCAGATCGAGCTGAAGGTCCACCTCCCGCACGCAGGGAGCTTCGTTCTCAAGATCTACTCCAAGAAGAAGTCGGACCCTGGTAATTACGACTACGTCTTCAACTACCTCATCAGGTGCCTGAACACAGAGGTGAAGTGGCCAGCCTTCCCCGAGAGCTACGGCAAGTGGCTGCAAGACTACGAGATCCTGGAGCCGCTCTCGGGCCTGCTGCCGGCCAACTGCAACGTCCAGTTCAAACTCAAAATGCACGGCGTCGCCAAGGTGCTGGTCCGGTCTGAGGACATCCACCCTCTCACCCAGAACAGGGACTGCTGGGAGGGAACCTTCAACACCTCGGGGTGCAGAGAGGTGTTTGTGATGGTGCACGAGAACGCCAACCACAGCTGCTACTCGAGCGTCCTCAGATACGAAGTTGAGACCCAGTAA